The following proteins are co-located in the Flammeovirga kamogawensis genome:
- a CDS encoding vWA domain-containing protein — MTFARELGGMELALIAAFIVLYGLYLWRIIRARKSFRAKGGATLYKLILRTVYFALMIFALLGPSFGEMKKEVKAVSKDIYICVDLSKSMDATDVKPSRLAKLKFELKQLVKSFNSDRIGLIVFTSDAFLQCPLTYDGNALNMFIETMSTSLISNSGTDFGPPLEMAIKKLEDAEEGVPTAKQASKVIILVSDGEDFGDDTDHAISEIKSQGVRLFTMGIGTEEGSKIPAGYRFKRDKTGNDIVTKLNPSSLIELANETGGDYYEISDKQNDINRLITSISEIEGELKGSKMADVSANKYYYFLMVALFLLCLDVLLAVRVIKI, encoded by the coding sequence ATGACATTTGCAAGAGAACTTGGTGGAATGGAGTTAGCTCTAATTGCAGCATTTATTGTACTATATGGATTATATCTTTGGAGAATAATACGTGCTAGAAAGTCTTTTAGAGCAAAAGGTGGAGCCACGCTATATAAATTAATCCTTAGAACGGTATATTTTGCTTTAATGATTTTTGCACTCCTTGGACCTTCGTTTGGAGAAATGAAAAAAGAAGTAAAAGCTGTTAGTAAAGATATCTACATTTGTGTCGATTTATCCAAATCTATGGATGCGACAGATGTAAAGCCTTCTCGTTTAGCAAAACTCAAATTTGAGTTAAAGCAACTTGTTAAATCTTTTAATTCTGATAGAATTGGTTTAATAGTGTTTACTAGTGATGCTTTTCTTCAGTGCCCTTTAACTTATGATGGCAACGCACTTAATATGTTTATAGAAACAATGAGTACTTCTTTAATATCTAATTCGGGTACAGACTTTGGTCCTCCTTTAGAAATGGCTATTAAAAAATTAGAAGATGCAGAAGAAGGTGTGCCAACAGCAAAGCAGGCTTCTAAAGTTATTATTTTAGTAAGTGATGGAGAAGATTTTGGAGACGATACAGACCATGCAATAAGTGAGATTAAGTCTCAAGGTGTTCGTTTATTTACTATGGGTATTGGTACAGAAGAAGGAAGTAAAATTCCTGCTGGCTACCGTTTTAAACGTGATAAAACAGGAAATGATATTGTAACTAAGCTTAATCCTTCTTCACTTATTGAATTAGCTAATGAAACAGGAGGAGATTATTATGAAATTAGTGATAAGCAAAATGATATTAACCGCCTGATAACATCAATTAGTGAGATTGAAGGAGAGTTAAAAGGCTCAAAAATGGCAGATGTGTCTGCTAATAAATATTACTATTTTTTAATGGTAGCATTGTTCTTACTTTGTTTAGATGTGCTATTAGCGGTTAGAGTAATTAAAATTTAA